One stretch of Streptomyces sp. 135 DNA includes these proteins:
- a CDS encoding polysaccharide deacetylase family protein, whose product MPLPATARPRPGPRPVPDQSPRPAPAAAPAPRRFPGRPVQITHGAGTRAEVALTFHGHGDPAIAKALLTEAEKAGARVTVLAVGTWLDEHPGLTRRVLDGGHDLGNHTLRHLDINGMSEADAYAEIAGCADRLRRLTGSIGTWFRPSRTRTATPLVERLARRAGYPHVLSYDVDSLDHTSPGAPAITRTIAAGVRAGSVVSLHFGYADTVAALPDVLQELERRGLRAVTTTELLI is encoded by the coding sequence ATGCCCCTGCCCGCGACCGCCCGCCCGCGTCCGGGACCCCGGCCCGTCCCCGACCAGAGCCCCCGCCCGGCCCCGGCGGCCGCCCCCGCGCCCCGCCGCTTCCCCGGCCGCCCCGTCCAGATCACCCACGGCGCCGGCACCCGGGCCGAGGTCGCGCTCACCTTCCACGGCCACGGCGACCCCGCCATCGCGAAGGCGCTGCTCACCGAGGCGGAGAAGGCGGGCGCCCGCGTCACCGTGCTCGCCGTCGGCACCTGGCTCGACGAACACCCCGGCCTCACCCGCCGCGTCCTCGACGGCGGCCACGACCTCGGCAACCACACCCTGCGCCACCTCGACATCAACGGCATGTCCGAGGCCGACGCCTACGCCGAGATCGCCGGCTGCGCGGACCGCCTGCGCCGCCTCACCGGCTCCATCGGCACCTGGTTCCGCCCCTCGCGCACCCGGACGGCGACCCCCCTCGTCGAACGCCTCGCCCGCCGCGCCGGCTACCCGCACGTCCTCTCGTACGACGTCGACTCCCTCGACCACACCTCACCGGGCGCCCCGGCCATCACCCGCACGATCGCCGCCGGGGTCCGCGCGGGATCCGTGGTGAGCCTCCACTTCGGGTACGCGGACACGGTCGCCGCGCTCCCCGACGTCCTGCAAGAACTGGAACGCCGCGGCCTGCGCGCGGTGACGACCACGGAGCTGCTGATCTGA
- a CDS encoding PQQ-binding-like beta-propeller repeat protein — translation MPPTKLDLTKRTAALLATGAALAALAGCGTDQRSDEALGTKGAREPAKPKAVPGLPGMPPVLDPKDAYAADRPNALAPVAKKFLSRVYVPNTESDTISVIDPKKFKVVKTIKVGDQPQHVVPSWDMKTLWVNNDLGDSLTAIDPVTGKTGRTVDVSDPYNLYFTPNGKYAVVMASMDRELVFRDPKTMNRVKTVPVSCAGVNHADFSMDGRYFIVSCEFSGELLKVDTEKMKIVGQQKLPLKGAMPQDVKMSPDGKKFYIADMMAHGMWVLDGKKFTTPKLLRTGKGCHGLYVSRDSKEMYISNRGEGSISVFDFPKNRLTKKWKLPQGGSPDMGGVSADGNTLWLSGRYDSEVYAIDTRTGVQLARIPVGSGPHGLAVYPQPGRYSLGHTGIFR, via the coding sequence ATGCCCCCCACGAAACTCGACCTGACCAAGCGCACCGCCGCACTGCTCGCCACGGGCGCGGCGCTCGCCGCGCTCGCCGGCTGCGGCACCGACCAGCGGTCCGACGAGGCCCTCGGCACCAAGGGCGCCCGCGAGCCCGCCAAGCCCAAGGCGGTCCCCGGCCTGCCCGGCATGCCGCCGGTCCTCGACCCGAAGGACGCGTACGCCGCCGACCGCCCGAACGCCCTGGCGCCCGTGGCGAAGAAGTTCCTGTCGCGCGTCTACGTCCCCAACACCGAGTCCGACACCATCTCGGTCATCGACCCCAAGAAGTTCAAGGTCGTCAAGACCATCAAGGTCGGCGACCAGCCGCAGCACGTCGTCCCCTCCTGGGACATGAAGACCCTCTGGGTCAACAACGACCTCGGCGACAGCCTCACCGCCATCGACCCGGTGACCGGCAAGACCGGCCGCACCGTCGACGTCTCCGACCCCTACAACCTCTATTTCACGCCGAACGGCAAGTACGCCGTCGTCATGGCCTCCATGGACCGCGAACTCGTCTTCCGGGACCCCAAGACCATGAACCGCGTCAAGACGGTCCCCGTCAGCTGCGCCGGCGTCAACCACGCCGACTTCTCCATGGACGGCCGCTACTTCATCGTCTCCTGCGAGTTCTCCGGCGAACTCCTCAAGGTCGACACGGAGAAGATGAAGATCGTCGGCCAGCAGAAGCTCCCCCTCAAGGGCGCCATGCCGCAGGACGTGAAGATGTCCCCCGACGGCAAGAAGTTCTACATCGCCGACATGATGGCGCACGGCATGTGGGTCCTCGACGGGAAGAAGTTCACGACGCCGAAGCTGCTGCGCACCGGCAAGGGCTGCCACGGCCTGTACGTCAGCCGCGACTCCAAGGAGATGTACATCTCCAACCGGGGCGAGGGCTCCATCTCCGTCTTCGACTTCCCGAAGAACAGGCTCACCAAGAAGTGGAAGCTCCCGCAGGGCGGCAGTCCCGACATGGGCGGCGTCTCGGCGGACGGCAACACCCTCTGGCTCTCGGGCCGTTACGACTCCGAGGTGTACGCCATCGACACCCGCACCGGAGTCCAGCTGGCCCGCATCCCCGTGGGCAGCGGCCCGCACGGTCTGGCCGTCTATCCGCAGCCCGGCCGGTATTCACTCGGACACACCGGCATCTTCCGTTGA
- a CDS encoding glycoside hydrolase family 25 protein has product MLRGIDVSSHQSTFSTDGLSFVIVKATEGRSYVNPKLTAQTKLARDGGCVVGYYHFLWPGNIADQAKYFVSKAPEKAGDLLAVDWEWTGDHTAASNAEKDRFIREVKRLRPNHRVLLYCNRDFWLNRDSTSYAGDGLWIADYVSAGKPRIKAKWKFHQYTSTPLDKNVARFESEDALREWATP; this is encoded by the coding sequence ATGCTGCGTGGCATCGATGTCAGCTCCCACCAGTCGACGTTCAGCACCGACGGCCTCTCCTTCGTCATCGTCAAGGCGACGGAAGGCCGTTCGTACGTCAACCCGAAACTGACCGCCCAGACGAAACTGGCCCGCGACGGCGGCTGCGTCGTCGGCTACTACCACTTCCTGTGGCCGGGGAACATCGCGGACCAGGCCAAGTACTTCGTGAGCAAGGCCCCCGAGAAAGCCGGGGACCTGCTCGCGGTGGACTGGGAGTGGACGGGGGACCACACGGCCGCCTCCAACGCGGAGAAGGACCGCTTCATCCGCGAGGTGAAGCGGCTGCGCCCGAATCACAGGGTCCTGCTGTACTGCAACCGCGATTTCTGGCTGAACCGGGACAGCACGTCCTACGCGGGCGACGGCCTGTGGATCGCCGACTACGTCAGCGCGGGCAAGCCCCGCATCAAGGCGAAGTGGAAGTTCCACCAGTACACGTCCACGCCGCTGGACAAGAACGTGGCCCGCTTCGAGAGCGAGGACGCCCTGCGGGAGTGGGCCACGCCCTAG
- a CDS encoding NAD(P)-binding domain-containing protein: MKIGIIGAGNIGGNLTRRLTALGHDVSVANSRGPHTLTALAEETGAKPVPVEEAARGARVVVVTVPLKAVPDLPKGFLDGAADDVAVIDTGNYYPQQRDGRIAEIEEGLTESRWTERQIGHPVIKAFNGTYAADILDKPRPKGAPDRVALPVSGDDEAAKKVVRELLDELGFDAVDNGGQDESWRQQPGTPVYGNVGGVEEIRKALEAASPERTAEWLA, from the coding sequence ATGAAGATCGGCATCATCGGCGCGGGCAACATCGGCGGCAACCTCACCCGCCGCCTCACGGCTCTCGGCCACGACGTCTCCGTCGCCAACTCCCGTGGCCCGCACACCCTGACCGCCCTCGCCGAGGAGACCGGCGCGAAGCCCGTCCCGGTCGAGGAGGCCGCGCGCGGCGCGCGGGTCGTCGTCGTGACGGTCCCGCTCAAGGCCGTGCCCGACCTGCCCAAGGGCTTCCTCGACGGGGCGGCCGACGACGTCGCCGTCATCGACACCGGCAACTACTACCCGCAGCAGCGCGACGGCAGGATCGCCGAGATCGAGGAGGGCCTGACCGAGAGCCGCTGGACGGAGCGGCAGATCGGCCACCCCGTCATCAAGGCGTTCAACGGGACGTACGCCGCCGACATCCTCGACAAGCCGCGCCCCAAGGGCGCCCCCGACCGGGTCGCCCTGCCGGTGTCCGGTGACGACGAGGCCGCCAAGAAGGTCGTACGCGAGCTTCTCGACGAGCTCGGCTTCGACGCCGTCGACAACGGCGGCCAGGACGAGTCCTGGCGCCAGCAGCCCGGAACTCCCGTGTACGGCAACGTCGGTGGCGTCGAGGAGATCCGCAAGGCCCTCGAAGCGGCCTCCCCTGAGCGCACGGCCGAGTGGCTCGCCTGA
- a CDS encoding ABA4-like family protein — translation MTGFLFELSFWLAAPVWLLMVFAPGWGPTARLAASPLTVVPILVVYLAMALPVIPELWSAVSSPDLDGFRELTARANGAGAIWAQVIAWDLLLGQWMYRESRRLGAHPVVTGPLLVLTILLSPFGLLLFLALRTGLTRRHAVRNSPPDPEVTSVTTAIHPRQ, via the coding sequence ATGACCGGATTCCTCTTCGAGTTGTCGTTCTGGCTGGCCGCCCCGGTCTGGCTGCTCATGGTCTTCGCGCCCGGCTGGGGCCCGACCGCCCGCCTGGCCGCGTCGCCCCTGACCGTCGTCCCGATCCTCGTCGTCTACCTCGCCATGGCGCTCCCGGTCATACCCGAGCTGTGGTCCGCCGTCAGCAGCCCCGACCTCGACGGCTTCCGCGAGCTGACGGCGCGGGCCAACGGGGCCGGGGCGATCTGGGCGCAGGTCATCGCCTGGGACCTGCTGCTCGGGCAGTGGATGTACCGCGAGTCGCGCAGGCTCGGCGCGCATCCGGTGGTGACCGGGCCGCTGCTCGTCCTGACGATCCTGCTCTCGCCGTTCGGCCTGCTGCTGTTCCTCGCGCTGCGTACGGGGCTCACCCGGCGACACGCGGTCCGGAATAGCCCGCCGGATCCGGAGGTTACCTCCGTTACGACAGCGATCCACCCACGACAGTGA
- a CDS encoding MerR family transcriptional regulator codes for MRIGELSRRTGVPVPTIKYYVREGLLPPGELSSPNQAHYDETHERRLRLIRALLEVGGLKVAAIAEVLGAVDDPSRPLHKVLGSAADRLGGEGVAGDGAEADAANAAVGALIARRGWRTHESNPAAADLSRALAAMAWLGHGAFTELLDEYADAAELVARADLGYVDRRVAVEDRVESVVIGTVLGEAVFNAMRRLAHVDASARLYGTGAEEGPGELEGPGGSGEPEGPS; via the coding sequence GTGCGCATTGGCGAGTTGAGTCGCAGGACCGGCGTTCCGGTGCCGACGATCAAGTACTACGTCCGGGAAGGCCTGCTGCCGCCGGGCGAACTGTCCAGCCCCAACCAGGCGCACTACGACGAGACGCACGAGCGCAGGCTGCGGCTGATCCGCGCCCTGCTGGAGGTGGGCGGGCTGAAGGTGGCCGCCATCGCGGAGGTGCTCGGCGCCGTGGACGACCCGAGCCGCCCCCTGCACAAGGTCCTCGGCTCGGCGGCGGACCGGCTCGGCGGCGAGGGCGTCGCCGGTGACGGCGCCGAGGCGGACGCCGCGAACGCCGCCGTCGGGGCGCTGATCGCGCGGCGCGGCTGGCGTACGCACGAGTCGAACCCGGCGGCGGCGGACCTGTCACGGGCGCTGGCCGCCATGGCCTGGCTCGGCCACGGGGCGTTCACGGAACTGCTGGACGAGTACGCCGACGCCGCGGAACTCGTCGCCCGCGCCGACCTCGGCTATGTGGACCGGCGGGTCGCGGTCGAGGACCGGGTGGAGAGCGTGGTGATCGGTACGGTCCTCGGCGAGGCGGTGTTCAACGCGATGCGCAGGCTGGCGCACGTGGATGCTTCGGCGCGGCTGTACGGGACCGGGGCGGAGGAGGGGCCGGGGGAATTGGAAGGGCCGGGGGGGTCGGGGGAGCCGGAGGGGCCGAGCTGA